GAATGGCTGGCGCATTATGCAGATTCATTTTTTTAGTTGGCTTCAGCTCCTAAAATTCAGTTTGTTTAATTTCCAATCCTTAATTAGGAGTGCAAACCTTAGTTAAATGCTATCCTAAACTCGAAGAATCAAGCATAAAGTGTTATGTGTCCTACATTCACTTTGCTATCTATTTCATCACTTTCATTATATGGAGTATGtgtcaaaatcatttttttttccttttatgaaTATCTGTAGCAATAGGCTTTAAAGATAGTTGAACCAATTAATTAACAAAGAGAATAGCAAGCTATGAATCTGTTTTGGTCACTATTTTGGGGCAATAAGTTAAGATCTGAATGCATTATCTTTTAGGATCAGTGGATAGGTTTTAAAACTGaatctttattttttcaacGATGAGTTACATTGATACAATCTCATTTCTGAATATTTACAAGTTGACAGAACATTGACGAGTTGGATTTGGATTCACAGTTCCTTTGGAGCTATAGTTTGAAGACCTCCTTCCTTCCATGTGTTTAAATAGCTAAATACCAACCTTCAAAGCTTGTTATTTCATCCTGACTGCATAAGTATTGAGACAATAATTGATTGTGATTCTGTCCATGTTAAAGTTTCAATCAACTATTCCTTTTCCAACCAATCTGTCACCTAAACTAGTTTACTTTTTCTTAACTGGAACATGGTTTGCCTTATTTTCCATCCATTAGTCTACCTTTCTTGAGTTAATAGGGAATGTGCTGGAATTCAAAAGTTAATCCCTATTTAGGAGATGTTACCTAACCATGAATGAGTCTGCTTTGTGTGTTAATGTGCATCTGGTCTTCACCTATATGTTTCTCGGCAAACTAAACTGAGGTTCTACAAACGACCATGGTTTCTTGTTCTTCTACCTATTTTGGTTAAGTCATGTTTGCGTGTGAAGCAAAGGCATCAAATTTCAGACCTCTTTCCTCAATTATCCGAGGTTTAAGTTGTTTAAATAAAAGATGTTTCTGAAACCAGGTTTCTCCTTACTAGCTAATGAAATTTGCTCAAATAATTGACTGTTTCCTTTAACTGCTActgatatttttctttttctaaaggTTCACTTATATAGTCCTTCACTCTTTAGAGTAAACTTCTGGAAAATAGAGTGTCAAGCTTTAACTATCCAAGTCcccttatatttttaaagtgaaCAACAAGAATGAACCTTCCCTTTATTGTTTAGTTGAAAGACAATtctgaaactttttttttttttttttgtgagataaCATCTAGTTTCCAGTTCCCAGCATGCTTAAAACGAGTTAAACTCAGTTACTCTTCCATTATACTTGAGTGTATAGTTAAGTAGTTGTTTCAATTTGTAACAATAAGTTGAGGTTGTCATTTGATAGTTTGGTTGTCTTGAAAAACCTCTTTGGGACTGTTTTCTCTCTTGGCCAATTGATGTTGGGTTCCATTAGTCAttgctaaataattttttttgaacatCCATACACAAGAAATGTGATGCATCAAGTTCTTTTAAGTGCCAGTTCCATTATTCATCTTTGTTGATTATTattatgaaattatattttacTGCTCTaactttctctcttttctatCTTCTTGCATGATATCCAGAGTTACGAGGAGTCCCGAATGGGACTCGACATCATCAGAACATCCAGGAGAAATTGCATTCCATCCTTTCGAGCACCTACCTCGTTCCGTcgtcatatctccgaaacaaaaaTGAAAGGGGAATAACAACAAATATAGAACCCGCGTCTACTTCTTCACTCGCTCCTTTCCCTCGTCGGAGAAGAATGACCACTGCATTTTCTAGCTTATCTCTATGATTAATTCGTCGTTTGATTTTTCTTATATGTGATTgtttatttgagttacttaaTATTATTGACCTTATATTTTTAGAAGGGGTGTTGGGATAATATttgaataagtttcaaaagagTAACATTTTCGAATTCTAATCTAGTTCACTGCATATGCGTTCAAACTGGAATTTTATGACTCCGAAGAATGTCCGAAATCAACTATGTATTTTACATGAAAATGGAACATTGGTGAAGATTTAAACAGTtccttaaagttttttttttttttttttaaaatcaattttgtggCTTTCAAGTCCGAGTAAGTGTTGCCAACCTACGAATCTTGGACTCcactcatttttttcttcttgcatATAATTTTCCTAAAACACGTTTTTTGTTACTAATACCTTGAAGCAAGTTAAGGATTTCTAAAGTGATTCATTGTAATGTCCATTTTATACCAAATGTTTTTCCTGGAAGTGGTTAGATTGAATTGTTCTAATTTTACTGTCATATATTTGGACAGCGTTCTATCAATTTCAAATCACCTCttcttaattaattcaaaacttGCAAATGTTTTATAAGTGAAGCACTCAGCATATTTATTTCTCAACTCtcatattttattcttaattttttaattaacctaagtttggtcggtAACCATATTTAATGGATTCTAATGGATGCCTAAGATCTTCCCATTAGGAtatttagaacccttacctgGAATCGTTAAGTTAAGTAGACCATTAATTGGAGTTAATTTTTTAGTCTTTACTTACttaataattaggtgtcctaattcaccattaaataattaggtggcgactccttagataaaataatataggaatcaccaatatgttgtactccgcttgacccggtctaaatggggtataacaagcGAGGTGAAtagtttggacatgtgaagaggagagcaCGGAGAGGCTtcggtgcggaggtgtgagaggttggtaTGGACGGTTTCGGGGAGAGAGAGGAGGAGGCCAAAGAAGTATTGAGAGAGTGATTAGATAGGATATGGCGAGTTTCGGTACTagggacatgaccttagatagaagGTTGTGGAGGAGGCTCagttaggatagaaggctaggttgcttatcctttcaccatagtagttgtagttttgctcattcatttattgccatttgatttctgcttatatttgttgggcgctttgtactttgattatcttatttatctatggtAGTTAGTGCTCCTTTCACCATAACTTACTCGCTTTTTGTTATTCCTcgtttttattgtttttgatatgcttggccctatcgaccttttgtcttgtttttcctctcttgagccgagggtctttcggaagcAATGGCCCTCCCCAAAGGTGGGGTTGGTCACTTGTCTCTCTACTCACAGAGACCCCACATGGTGAGGATTCTCtttgggcttgttgttgtttgttgttgtatagacatacatatatatatacatacacacatacacacatatatgtattgAAAGGTATTTAGAGTTTATCTTTGAACATCCGCTAAGGGTgtattaattttaatatattattgGTACATATTGGCTATTTCAACGGTGACTTATTGTTAATATATTTGTCTTGAGTTAGCAAGTTGTTGAAACTATATCATGAGTCGGAATATGGAGTTTTTTTTGGTGTATACTTTACTGCCATTTTTATAGTATTTGTTTTCTTTGATGCTTTCGGCCATTAATCTGTTTTCTTGCACTGTTATATATGCTTAATTTTGTTGTGCTTAAGGTTTTAGTATTTGCACTTCCTCCTACCAATCAAGATCTAGCAATCTCATTATATGCAATCAAAAAGTGTTTAACTTTCCGTGAAGTAAACCCAAAAGGTTAAGAGTTTAGATCACCTCCCTCGtgtctttttctctctctagctATTTAACTGATATTTGATCAATTTGAGTAACAAATTGTGGTTTGTTACTTTATGATTTAGGGATAGAGTTAGGGCTTTAGAATTggagtaggaaaaaaaaaaaggacagaaATATAACAAAGGAAGAAATAAGGAAACAGAAGAGAATGGGCAAACAAAAAAGTATTACTACTAGGAACTGGAGCGTCTGATCTTATCATTGATGGGATGCATTTGTTTTATAATTTCTATTACTTTTGTTTCTTCCcttagtttttaaaattttctttaagaCACATGGGTTAACCTCATAAAATATAAGAGTCAACAATTCTCACTAGGAAGCaaacaaaataataagaaaactAAGAGCATGAGGAAAAAAGTAAACTACATCTCAAGGTTTACATGACCTAAATCCTGATTGTGTAAACAATAAGGACAAATAACAAATCAACTTAAATATTttctccgtccatttttacttgtcatgtttcgTTTTtcaagagtcaatttgactaataagttaaattgaattagattaatttaatattttaaaattaaaatttcgatGTTCAAAAACTATTCGAAAATCACTACTATAAGTTTGCAATTTCTCGtattaaaatgatgaaaaaatacacCTTAAAATGTGGATCAAATTATATATAGTTTGACGCTAGAGAAggaaacatgacaagtaaaagcAAACAAAGGGAGTAATTGAATCAAGAAATAATACCCGTTAGCAAGTATTCGCAATTCGCTACCAGATAAATTTGCAACTTTGGTAAGTGCAGCTTTCCACTTCTCCATACTTTGATCCCCAAATTGTTTCTTGAGTTTGGCAAATCCATCACCAAATTCCCCAGTTTGCTTTCGCACTTCAGTTGGTTCAACATCATagaaaatgggcataactctcTGCTTTAACTTCTCTTTGCATTCAAGAATTTTAACTAATTCATCAAGACACCAACGAGACGAAGCATAATTTGTTGACAAAACAACAATGGAAATCCTTGACTTTTCAATTCCTTCCTCTAGTGCCGGTGAAATCACATCACCCTTTCTTAAACTCTTATCATCCTTGAAGATTTGAAATCCATGTTGACGCAATCTGTGATCAAGATGGCCTAAGAATGTTTTTCGGATGTCTTTACCGCTGAAACTTAGGAATACATCATAAAAGAACTTGGAGGATGCAGATGATTCTCCTTGAGTAAATCGAGAATCCATGGATGAATAAAGGTTTGATAAGATGCAAGAATGAAAGGATGATTTTTGGTAAAGAAACTAGTGTAGTGAGTTAGAGCTGCATATACACTCAGCTTTTATGGCTGGGTCAAGTCAACTAAAGAATACCTCACGTTCTTGGAAATTACTTTGGGGTTTTTTCGTACAACTTGCCGTCGATAGAAATTAAAGTGGAGACCTCAGCAAATTGTTTGCGGGGTTCTCTTTTTTTGCTTCTCAAAGTTTTTCTCTACGAATTTAGTTCACATTGTGAAGCAATTGTATTGAAAGACTTTGGTCAAAATTCACTAACTCCATTCGTCTTAATTTATGTAATGGTATTTTAATGAATACGGagtttaaaaatgaaacaaatactttaaaaataaaataaatcattgCAATAAGAGTAAACTAAAAAGTTTATAGTTAAACTATtattaaatttagaaaatatcattcttttggaattgaaaaaaaaaggaaaaaccgTCACATTTAATAGTTGGAATAGTAAATAGGTTACTATACGTTTCATTTATGTAGAATTCAATTTCCTTTACACTTCTCTTACCAGCTGAAGCTACCCAGCTTCACAtgggaaaaaaacaaagaaatgaaTCGGTATAAATTAAGCAAAATGTTCAATACACCAAATGTGTGTGTTTGGTTAGTTATTTTGAATCCCGCATAATTAATACAAAAGGAGTGATAGTTTACGTAggcatgaaattcatgaaaaatgtgatagtttaggtgtgttttgaactattaactttcaaaaaaataatttaaccttaaaattctcatttttacgcctattgagatgatttataattacatatatgtctgaaacatttttcaaaggcatttcaaaatctttcttgtttcttgaatttcgtGACCAATCAAaggtgtcatataaattgagatggTAGTAAATTAGTAATTATTCTTGAGCCAAGAGTAtcaaaacaacctctctacccccaCAAAGGTcgaggtaaggtctgcatacacccTATCCTCCTAGACTCTACTTGTGAAAATATACtagatatgttattgttgtagcAAATTagtaatgatttttaaaaaaaaatatatatagaacaaagtttataaattttagGCAATTACAAATTTTAGTATTGGAGGATGTAGATGATTCTCCTTGAGTAAATCGAGAATCCATGGATGAATTAATTCAGGTTTGATGTGATGCAATTATGCAAAAGAGCAAAAATGATGGGATGATTTTTAGTAAAGAGCTTTTATGGTTTCTGGTTGGAAACTTAATTCATGCTGAGTCAAGTCAATTAAATGCATGCACTATAGAAATTACTAAATGGAAATTAACCTCAAGAAGTTATCGGGTTCTCTTCGCTTACATTTCAAAGTCTTCTTTGAGTTGACCAAATATTTGTTCCCAATCTACAATAGGCGTGCGGAGGATAACTCAATATAGAGGTTTGTTTTAATAAAAAGAAAGTTATAGTTTAGGTGTAGTTGATGAAACAACGGATAGTTGATTAAAAAGCTGCGACGACAGTGATGGTTTAGTTATGTTTTTTATCATTAACTCTTTAAGAAACAATTTAACcttaaaattctcatttttacGCTTAATGAGATGTTTTTATAATCGCGTATATGTCTAAAACTTGTTTTAGGCAGCGTaagttttaatctttttttctcaaattttcttgaccAATCAAGCAGTATCGAATAAATTGAGACATAGTATAATAATGTTTTGAGCCGAGAGTCTACCgaaagcttgaccttttcttgCAATCGACACATGTAGGAATAAAGTGCGCAAACCAGGTTTGCACTAAAACGTAGGAATGTCTTCTGTTAATTGTTGTTTGTAATAAATTAGTAAATTTTGGCCACTACGAATTGAATCAATATCCACAAATTCAATcgaataaaataaaacaataactTACTGAAAACTGTAGTATAAACGCATGCAGTACAGTTCACGGTTTGTGAGTCGTCTAAGAAATTACTTTTGGCTTTCTTAATACAACTTGCCTTATAGAAATTAAGTAGAAACCTCAACAAGTTGTTTGTGGAGTTctcttcttttaatttattagtTTCTTTAGCCGAAAACCTATCGAAACAACCTCTTATCTCACAAATGTAGGGATAAGATGCGTACACCTTACATAGTTTTCGTATTACAATTGTGGGAATATCTTGGATATCTTtgttgtaacgacccatttggtcgtttagcactttaaACCAAtatcctaaaacacccttttcgtggtctaatcttGCGTCCATAGtacgcgataacgggtgattcggttatttaattgacaagTAATGTTAGACCAGTATTTTTTtacgtcgagttattcgcgaaagaatcaCGCGAGATAGAAACTTcggattttaatttctaaactagaactaatcgggtacaaattttacttagtacaagaatgttgttggaaattaggaactacttaattgtggtgttaagttaaaattggtgacaataatgagcaaacaagagcatcaacatccaaggtaaaaaggatgactcaaagtcatctaaaaCAAGGTTATTAtggaagacatacaaatatgcaattaaatattgattcatccactacattttcaacatattgtggacaattaaatttggaagaaacatacatgttacattcggccatagggctgaaaattttgaggagaaaaagttgaagcatacaattgaatatttgagcatccactactttatgaaagtatacattgttttaggaggacataacatggtggagggatcattttacattaaatattgctcattcatcttggcataattacaatggacaaagggtggtgtatgaatcattcaacacacatacaattgtcttgtaaacaattgaaaagaaagaagaaaaggagaaacAGAAGGTAAGGTTGgcgaaagttgtagaaaacaaattagaaaatttaaagtgtaaagttaatggaatgaatcgtcatgccataagtggagcatgtgaccaacttgtaggcatcaaagttgaacaaataatgaccaagaaatcagccatcaaaattcatttcaactacacaacacaaagaaagaaaacctaagcctagagagagagagcattcggccaaggggcttgATTTTTGAGcctctttgagtcttgatccaaaaattattttcaaggtgtttcaaccctttagaaggtccctaaacgtgaagatagtctttggagcaacaagaaccatttccatctcaagtcaccaactctagccaagtagagaagtcaagttgtcaaggtaagatctaactttcttttcatgtattaagggtgatgtagatgtgtgaatataagttgtatgcatgaaataaggtgtgttgatgttggaacatgatagtagttatggggttatatgtgttgatgttgaagtatggttgtaacttgacgaacatgaatcgcatgcataaaatcatgaaagttggtgttggaatgttagttggacgtagggactgttttggtgaaattaatggactgattttctttaataaatatggttgttactatcatagatctcatggtaaaaagaatgaaaagaattggaaggttaaaggtgaagttatgttagtatgaaaatggttgaatctatgattttatgtgagtgatgttgaagcatggtgtagccgtgtgtggactgttttgtgaagaagttagtgaactgtttttacttgatattttgattgttattatcatgaattttatgatggaaatgaggtgtttaatggttggagttgaaactaaagtcattagtgagttgttataaggattatagaaatgacgatatagcgtagttgcgtatgaattgatgttgtacttgtcgtgtggatagctggtcataacttactgaaattatatgaaaagaagacatgaaatgatgtataaaaatcgcatgtggttggcttagtatgttcgtaaacgtttgcaagaattcgaacattattatgttgtcggttagggactgttttggacatgttgtggtagtggactgttttggacttgtgttttcattaagttggaaagaataattataagttaagagtatacatcatattgtatgttggatggactgttataagttgttacatacaaacgttaaggctacaaactattagaagtaacttgagaatgtcgtagccgtatgtgaatcgttattgcatgttatgaatgtgggttgtttagaatattgtgtgggctgtccggattggtattgaacacataattattgatgttgtattggtagtatgtggttggtttagatacaagagaaaacatcgcctaaacatctagaaagggttactaacgttagaatacgtttgaatctccctgacaagcttaaccatagttgttggcgtcttaatataggttagtATTATTGGGCAGCGTAcccatattgtgtgacgaataagcactaaagaccttgtccgttCGGAAGCATTTCGGAGGAAGgaaaaaagctttggcgtgaaagttcgtgacactgttcggcattgaggtaggttacggtttactttatgtctagactcggttagcgaaacgtatgtaaatagtagtgattgatggggaaagcatgataggccttcgggcatggtgtggaggtaaattccatctaggttggtattgccggtcttttgttatgtgggcttgtcgccattattgtgatgcttgttatgtgggctcgtcgccattattacgatattgttatgtgagacatgttgtcattgtattgtgatttcatgtatttgatataattctctctctcttgttatcccactgaattggtcatatggaagaggaaggttattcgagaattgaatattgaattgcaattcctagtatgaatctatggaacctatgattgcggtgattattgaggttgattccatgcgagcatgcatcccatattctatgtgctatgtgatgtaattatcacagttgtatctttatcacatctTAGCTCCTACCTtgtgaaagggaagggtaata
Above is a window of Lycium ferocissimum isolate CSIRO_LF1 unplaced genomic scaffold, AGI_CSIRO_Lferr_CH_V1 ctg4291, whole genome shotgun sequence DNA encoding:
- the LOC132044376 gene encoding disease resistance protein RML1A-like, with protein sequence MDSRFTQGESSASSKFFYDVFLSFSGKDIRKTFLGHLDHRLRQHGFQIFKDDKSLRKGDVISPALEEGIEKSRISIVVLSTNYASSRWCLDELVKILECKEKLKQRVMPIFYDVEPTEVRKQTGEFGDGFAKLKKQFGDQSMEKWKAALTKVANLSGSELRILANGYYFLIQLLPLFAFTCHVSFSSVKLYII